Genomic window (Streptomyces sp. SLBN-31):
CTTCTGCCGGGCGAGAGGACTTTTGTATTTCCGGTCATTTCCGGTCGGGGTAATCATCGCGGCGACACGGCGTCCGCGCAGTGCGGACGCCGATGCACTGCCCCAAAGGAGATATGACATGGCTGCTGGTACCGTGAAGTGGTTCAACGCGGAAAAGGGCTTCGGCTTCATCGAGCAGGACGGTGGCGGCGCCGACGTGTTCGCCCACTACTCGAACATCGCCGCGCAGGGCTTCCGCGAGCTGCTCGAGGGCCAGAAGGTGAACTTCGACATCGCGCAGGGCCAGAAGGGCCCGACGGCCGAGAACATCGTTCCGGCCTGACGCTCACGCGCAATCCGTAGCTGGGGCCCGCATCCCTCGGGGTGCGGGCCCCAGCTGCACGTGTATTCCGCAGCGGCTTTTGCCCGCGGGACGACTCGGAGGAACCCGCAGTACCACCACAAGCGGTTCCTCCCCCAGGGCGCAGGCGCGTCCTGAAGCGCTGCACCGCAGCGGGCGCCCGGATCTCAAGGTCCCCATCGCGTCACCCATTTCAGCACCTGTGCCCACGGATGTTTCCGCCGGCCAGATCTGCTTTCTTTTGTCACCGGTCCATACTTGTAATTCTCCGTGCCATGCATCGCGGCGGGAATTCCTTGATATGTGCCACATCGAGGAAGGTTCCGCATGAACCGCACGTACACGAACGACCGCTCCGCCCGCGCCCGCGCCCGTGACGGCCGTGCCGATGCCGGAAGGGGCGGCAGCGGCTACGGCTCGCGGGCACCGCGTCGTACCGGCGGCCCCGTCCGCTCCGGCGGTTACGGCCGTCGGCCCGCCGCCGTGCAAGGTGAGTTTGCGCTGCCCCGGACGATCACCCCCGCGCTGCCCGCCGTCGATGGCTTCGCCGATCTCGGCATGCCTGAGCAGTTGCTGGCCGAACTCGGCAGGCAGGGTGTGACCGCGCCGTTCCCGATCCAGGGAGCGACGCTGCCGAACTCCCTGGCGGGCCGTGACGTCCTGGGCCGCGGTCGCACCGGTTCCGGTAAGACCCTGGCCTTCGGCCTCGCCCTGCTCGCGCGTACCGCTGGGCAGCGTGCTGAGCCCCGTCAGCCGCTGGGGCTGATCCTCGTCCCCACGCGTGAGCTGGCACAGCAGGTGACAGACGCGCTGACCCCGTACGCCCGTTCCGTCGGGCTGCGGCTGGCCACGGTGGTAGGCGGCATGTCGATCGGCAGGCAGGCCGGCGCGCTGCGCGGCGGAGCCGAGGTCGTGGTCGCGACACCGGGACGGCTCAAGGACCTCATCGACCGCGGCGAGTGCAGGCTGAACCACGTGGGCATCACGGTGCTGGACGAGGCCGACCAGATGGCCGACATGGGTTTCATGCCCCAGGTCACCGCGCTGCTCGACCAGGTGCGCCCCAAGGGGCAGCGGATGCTGTTCTCCGCCACCCTGGACCGCAACGTCGACCTGCTGGTACGCCGCTACCTGACCGACCCCGTCGTGCACTCCGTCGACCCGTCGGCCGGTGCGGTCACGACGATGGAGCACCACGTCCTGCACGTCCACGGCGCCGACAAGCACGCCGCCACGACCGAGATCGCCGCCCGCGACGGCCGCGTGATCATGTTCCTGGACACCAAGCACGCCGTCGACCGGCTGACCCAGGACCTGCTCAACAGCGGGGTGCGGGCCGCCGCGCTGCACGGCGGCAAGTCGCAGCCCCAGCGCACCCGCACGCTGGCGCAGTTCAAGACGGGGCACGTCACCGTGCTGGTGGCGACCAATGTCGCGGCGCGCGGCATCCACGTCGACAACCTCGACCTGGTCGTCAACGTCGATCCCCCGACCGACCACAAGGACTACCTCCACCGCGGAGGCCGCACCGCCCGCGCCGGTGAGTCCGGCAGCGTCGTCACCCTGGTCACGCCGAACCAGCGCCGAGGCATGGTGCGTCTGATGTCGGACGCCGGAATCCGGCCGCAGACCACCCAGATCCGCTCGGGCGACGAGGCCCTGAGCCGGATCACCGGCGCCCAGGCCCCGTCCGGCATCCCGGTCGTCATCACCGCACCTGTGGTCGAACGCCCCAAGCGCAGCGCCACCTCCCGAGGCCGCCGTCGCCCCGCCTCGGCGACCAGGCGCACCCCCGGACGCCAGTCCGGCTTCGGCGCGGTGGCCTAGAACTTTCGTGATCAGGAAGCCGGCCCATCTCTGCAGGAGGCACCTTTTGACGCTGATTCAGACACAGTCCCAGTCGGCGGACGCCGACCCCGCCCACAGGACAGCGGTGGAGGCCATGGACGCGGCCGGACCGCAGGTCTGTGACGACATGAGCGTCGAGGTGGCGCTGGCCGTCATGGCTGCCGCCCGCACGGTCCGACTGGTCGTCTGCGACCAGGACGGCCAGTGCACCGGCCTGGTCACCCATGCCGAACTCGCCGCCGTCCGTGACAGCTCCGACTACACGGACCGTGTCCGCCTGCGAGACATCCTCGGCGACCACGGTTCGTTCGCCTCACCCGTGACCACGATGGCCGAAGCCGAGCACGCGATGCGCACCCGTCGGCTCGGTGTCCTGCCGGTGGTCGACGAGCAAGGCAGCGCCCTGGGCGTCCTCGCCCTCTCCCGCTGAAACACCCGGCCCCTGATCGGACCGTTCTTCCCTTCTCTCTGTGAGGCCACATGCGCTGCGTCATCGCCCGCTTCCCCTTCGAGCTCACCAAGGCTGGCGTGCTGGAATCGATGAAGGGCATCAAGCCCGAACCGGTCACCGGCCAATCGGTGATCATCGGCCGCCGCCACTACCCCGTCAAGCAAGTCGGCCAGGTCATCACGCGCCAGGACCGCCGTGACTTCAGCGCCGCCGAAGTCCTGCGGGCCATGGCTCAGCTCGGCTTCACCTGCCGCGCCGTTCCCAAGGCAGCGCCCCTGGGCATTCTCAGCACGATGCAGCACGCTTCCGCGATGCTCGGCACCCCCGTCATGGCCTGATCGGGTAAACAGACACGAGCCGACACCTGAGCAGCAATGTCGGCCCGACCCGTACGCCGGTCGGGCCCACACCTGTGCAGCGGGTTCCCGTCACCGTTGCCCTGCAGGATCCGGGCGACAGGGAACTGCAGGCGCGTGGGCGGCCCGTCCTCCTTCACGGGGCGTCGAAGACGGCGGGTGAACTCGCCCGAGTGGGCGAAATCCCACGGCACAGCCGACACCCTCTGCCTCCACAGCGCTTCGGCTGCCGGCCGACCGGGTGACGGCAGCGCCACCGGTGGCCGCGGCCAGGGACTTCTGGTGCTACCCGACCCCTGTGCCCCGCCCTCCACCTGCCAACCCCGCAGAGCCCCAGTGCTTGCCTGAGGGGGCGGAGGACCACGGCCGACGCATGACGGCACCCGCTGCCGTGAGCCCGTGTCTCCGCAGCCCGCGGACTGCTCGCGTCAGGGGCCGTACCGGTTCGCCACCAGCTGCTCGATCATCCCGGGATCGTCGAGGGCGGCCCAGGGCCTTCTGTCACGCTCGTCAACGGCCGACCTGGGGGCGTCACGGCTAGAAACGTCCGTGCCGGTCGGTGGTGTTCTCACGAGACGCAGTGTTGGCCGGTGCCGCCGACGGTAGCCGCGGCGCAGGCGCGGCGACGCCACGCCCAGCCCGACATGCCACGCGGTGGTGGGTCACTGTGAGCGCCGGACAAAGCCTCGCAGCTGCTTGAACCATCCATGGGTACCGGTCGAGGCGGAGCACCTCATCTTCCAGCGCCCGGAAATCTATACCCGCTGGAGTAGACATTGGCCGACGGTGTGGTTAGGGTTTCTGTCGTAGCCGAGATCAAGAGAGGCCCGGCAGAGATGAACTGCCGGGCAGCAGTACGCAGTTGCAGTTCGCAGGACGGTGCGGTGGTGGAGTTCCGAAGCCAGAGCGGTTGCAGGACGGCGACGGGACTGACGACCGGACCGGGTGGCCCGCAGTGATCAGGGGCCGCCATGAGCAGTACCGCAGTGGCAGTACCAGTAAGTGAAGGTTCGCTGTACCCAGCAGTGAAGTTAGTGAGCAGTACCTCGGTGAAGGCGTCGGCTGCGGGCGCGCGCACCGGGAGGTTCGGCAGTGGAGTTCCAAGCCAGAGCAGACGCAGGAGGGGCGACGGGGCTGGTTGCCGAAGAGTGGCGCTGTTCGAGGCCACCAGCAGTTCGCAATACCAGTAGTACGCAGTTCCCGTTAGTGAGTAGTTGATCAAGAGGGAAGAACGGAGGAGCCGAGCGCCATCAGGATCGCCCGGGCGGAAGTCTTGGACCCGGGTACCGCAGGACATCGATAGTGAGGTGGTCTCCGGTCGAGCAACCGCGATCCCCGCGCCCCCGACAGCGTCTCGGTCGGGTCTGCGGAAACAGAGGGCCGGTGCAGTATCAGGGCCGGCAGATGGTGTAGTAGTTCCTTCGGGGCCCTGGTGCCAGTACGGCGCCAGGGCCCCTCAATGCGTGCCACAGAACAGAGAGGTGCAATGACAGCAGACGACATGTTCGGCCGTCTCGATGACGACGACTACCCCGCCTACACCATGGGCCGGGCCGCCGAGATGCTCGGCACCACGCAGAGCTTCCTCCGTGCCATCGGCGAAGCCCGCCTCATCACCCCGCTGCGCTCCGCGGGCGGACACCGCCGCTACTCCCGCTACCAGCTGCGCATCGCCGCCCGCGCCCGGGAACTCGTCGACCAGGGCACTCCCATCGAGGCCGCCTGCCGCATCATCATCCTCGAAGACCAGCTCGAAGAAGCCCGGCGCATCAACGCCGAATACCGCCGCGCCACCGAGTCGGCGAACCAGACCGCAGCAGCGTGAGATGAGCGTGCCCCTCCGTGTCGGCGGGCACCGCACGCATGCTCTGCCGTGTGGCGTCGTTTCCTGTGGTGACGCGGCGTGTGGCCGTGTAGCGTCTGCCTCAGCTGTCGTGGTTCGGAATTCCCTCTTGCCCACGCCTTCGGTGTGGGCGTTTTGCTGTGCTGTGCCGCAGGGACCAGGGCGATCACCTCTGCCTTCCACATGGAGTGGTAGGCGTTCATCGACTGGAAGGCATCAGACATGGCAACGGGAACTGTGAAGTGGTTCAACGCGGAGAAGGGCTTCGGTTTCATCGCCCAGGACGGCGGCGGCCCGGATGTCTTCGCGCACTACTCCGCGATCAACTCCACGGGGTTTCGTGAGCTCCAGGAGGGCCAGGCCGTGACGTTCGACGTCACCCAGGGCCAGAAGGGTCCGCAGGCCGAGAACATCACCCCGGCCTGACCTCACAGACCCGCCCGAGGGATCGCGCACACTGCGCCCGGTGAGCGCCGCCCGTGTGGTCTTTGCCGTCCACCGGGCGAAGCGCCTGCTCTCGTGCAGGGCTGCAAGATCAGGGGCCGCGCAGCCGTGGCTGCGCGGCCCCTGATCTGTTGACACGGGTGTGACCTCGGCCGAACTACCTGACCTCAGTTGCTTCGAGCGTCGTCCGGTTCGTGTGCCGCATGCCCTGCGCCTCTGCGCGCGCAGTTCGGAGCGGTAGACGGTCAGGTGCCCGTCCAGGCGGCGAGGAAGGCTTGCCGTCCATCCGGATCGTCCCATCTGCGGTCCGCATGCAGAACGCGCCAGGCGGTGAGCTCGAGATCTCGGAGCCACAACTCGCCGATGACCTGGGTCTTGAGGTCGGGCAAATGGTCGGACTCGGCGAGGGCTTGACCGATCACCTCTCCGGCCGCCACGCGCTGGGGCGGAGTCATCTCATCGATGGCCGAGAGGATCTGCCTGGCCAGGGCCGTTCCCTCTCCTTCCAGAGAACGCAGCACCTGAGCCTTCATGTTGACGGGTAGCAGGTACGCGGTGCCCGACGACCTCCACAGGTCCGACCAAAAGCGTTCGCCTGCCTCGGTGGGGGCAGGCAGCGCGGCCAGCAGCCCGAGGAGACGGCCGGTGGCCGCGTAACCATCGGAGTGGGCGGCTGCGACGACTGCGATGCCGGCGACGCCCTCCACATCGAGCCGGCCGGCCTCGAGATGCGGAGCCAGGTCCAGTTGGTGTTCCAACTGGTCTGCGAGGGCGGTGGATACGTGGGGGCGGACGTCAGGAAGCATCGGCGATCCTTGCGCGTAGGCGAGCGAAGATGCCCGTTCGGAAGCCCTGATCTTTCCCATGGTCGGCCGTTTTACTCGGCTTCGGCAGGCCCGATCGGCGGGAGGGTCAACGGGACTGGAGTTCACGCGGTGGAGAGTCCGGGCCCGGCGACGTGGCTCTGGGGTTCTGGACCGACCTCCCATGAATGCCTGCCGGAGTGAGGTCTTTTAGCATTACCGCATTGCTGCCAGTGACGCCCAGTCGCCCGGGGGAGAACGAGAAGCAGTGTCCCGTGATGCCGCTGAAGTCGAATACGGTCACGCCGCCTCAGCGCGTGGAGAGCGCCGTGAAGGCGGGCTACCCGACGGATCGCAAGGCGGACACGCAGGGGAGAAGGCTCACTCGGTCTCCGCCCTGGCGGAGTGGGCGGCCGACCTCGCCGAACCGATCAAGCCTAAATTGCGTGGCTGGCTCCATGCCGGAATGGTCCCCGCCGCACTGATCGCGGGCGTCGTACTCGTCTGCCTGGCCCGTACTCCGCAGGCAGTCCTGGCCTGCGCCGTGTACTCGGTCACCGCCTTGCTGCTGTTCGCAACGAGCGCCGTCTACCACCGTGGCACCTGGGGACCACTGGGCGAGGCTCTTCTACGACGACTCGACCACGCCAACATCTTCCTGATCATCGCCGGCACCTGCACCCCCCTGGCCGTGCTCCTCCTGCGGCCTGAACAGCGGTCCATGCTGCTGTGGATCGTATGGACTGGGGCATTGGCCGGCATCGTGTTCCGGGTCCTGTGGGTCGGAGCCCCGCGATGGCTGTACACCCCGTGTTACCTGGCCCTGGGGTGGGCGCCGGTGCGCTACCTGCCCGACTTCCTGCACACCGGCGGAGCGGCCGTAGTCGTCCTGATCGTTGTCGGCGGTCTCCTCTACAGCGCGGGCGCGGTCGTCTACGCCCTGCAGCGGCCCGACCCCTCACCCCGCTGGTTCGGCTACCACGAGGTCTTCCACGCCCTGACCGTGGCAGCCTTCACCGCGCACTACATCGCCATCTCCCTGGCCACCTACTGAGGGCGCGGCGACGAGTACTGCCTCGCTCGCCGCTAATACTTCCTCCAACTTCCCCCACCACTCCGAGGATTGGTGGCGAAGGGCCTGTTCCACCTGCTCGTCACCGGTGTGGTGGTCCTGACCGCTGTCTTCGTCCCTGTCAGGCGGCGCCTGGGCCGCCTCCGGAGGCGCCTGCCCCGGTGAACGCCGCCATCCTGGGCAAAGCACCCCTGGGGCGTCCGCCCAAGGGCCCGCAGCAGCCGGGACCGGAGAAGGCCCGAGTCATCGTCCGGGAACGCTCTGCCTCGTCCGCGACGGGGCGGACGCGTCGGTGAGGTCGGCACCGGTGTCGTCGGCCCGCCGGGAGTGGCCGACGCCCTGCCAGTCCAGGCACATGACCGTCGCATCGTCCTGCAGGTGACCGTGGTGGGCCTCGACGATCGCCGCGATGAGGGTGCGGGCGGCCTCGCGGGGGTGGAGCGCGCGCGTGCGCACGATCAGGTCGGGCAGATCGAGGCTGCCTGCGTTGCACTCCAGCATGCCGTCGGTCAGCATCACCAGCCGGTCGCCCGGCCGCAGGTCCAGCGATTGGACCCGGTAGCTGTGAGGGGCAGGAAAGCCGAATGGCATATCGATCTTCGGAACGATCTCCCGCACCTGTCCGTCCCGCATCCGCAGCGGCCAGGGATGCCCGGCGTTGATGAACTCGGTCTCGCCGTCGATCAGGCTTATCCGCAGAAGCTGACCGTCACGTAACCCTGGCGGCCGTGCTCGCGCATGGCCTGGTCTGCCTGGCGGGCCTGTTCGGCCAGGCCGGCGCCGGCCCGTCGGGCCCGGCGCAGCGCGCCCACCAGCAGGGTGGCCAGCAGTGCGGCGTCGAAGTCGTGACCCATGGCGTCGGTGACGGAGAGCTGGACCGTGTCCCGGTCGATCACGTAGTCGAAGGTGTCACCCCCTACATGGTCGGCCGGCTCCAGCGCCCTGGCCACCGCGAATTGCGCCGCCTCACACGCCAGCGACGACGGCAGCAGCCGGTGCTGGATCTCCGCGGCCAGGCTCAGTGGGACGGTACGGCGGCCCCACTGGTACACGTCGGTGTAGGACCGGTTCGCGATGACGATGTAAGCCAGGGCGTGCGCGGTCTCGCCGATCTCCCGCATCACCTCCGCGTCCGGCGCCGCGGGCAGGAACAAGTGAAGTGGCGAAGCTGCGCCGCTCTATCGTCGGCTGCCTTCACCAGGGTTTGTGCGCGGGCGCGGACCCGGCGGAGGCCGCCCAGCGAGCAGGCAACAGCGTGGAGGTTCGCTGTCCCCGTACGCGAGGTGTCTCGATGACCGGCGCAGCGCAGCGTTCAGTATTGCTCGGTCTCCACGAAACCCGCGTCCGGTGCGTCGTCGGCGCCGAAGGCGTCGGCAGCGGCGGTCGGGTCGAATCCGGGCGGGCTGTCCTTGAGGCCCAGGCCCATGCCGGCCAGCTTCGCCTTGACCTCGTCGATCGACTTCGCACCGAAGTTGCGGATGTCCAGGAGGTCCGCCTCGGAGCGGGCCAGGAGCTCACCCACCATGTGAACGCCCTCGCGCTTGAGGCAGTTGTACGAACGGACCGTGAGCTCGAGCTCCTCGATCGGCAGCGCCAGGTCGGCGGCCAGGGCGGCGTCCGTGGGGGACGGGCCCATGTCGATGCCCTCGGCGTCGATGTTCAGCTCACGGGCCAGACCGAACAGCTCGACCAGGGTCCTACCGGCCGACGCCAGGGCGTCACGCGGACGCATGGCCTGCTTGGTCTCGACGTCGACGATCAGCTTGTCGAAGTCGGTGCGCTGCTCGACACGGGTCGCCTCGACCTTGTACGTGACCTTGAGAACCGGCGAGTAGATGGAGTCGACCGGAATACGGCCGATCTCCTGGCCCAGCTGCTTGTTCTGGACGGCGGAGACGTAGCCGCGACCGCGTTCGACGGTCAGCTCCATCTCCAGCTTGCCCTTGCCGTTGAGCGTGGCGAGGACGAGGTCGGGGTTGTGCACCTCGACACCGGCCGGGGATGCGATGTCGGCGGCGGTGACGAGACCCGGGCCCTGCTTGCGCAGGTACATCACGACCGGCTCGTCGTGCTCCGAGGAGACGACCAGCTGCTTGATGTTGAGGATCAGGTCGGTGACGTCCTCCTTGACGCCCGGCACGGTGGTGAACTCGTGCAGCACGCCGTCGATGCGGATGCTGGTGACAGCGGCGCCGGGGATCGAGGACAGCAGGGTACGGCGCAGGGAGTTGCCGAGGGTGTAGCCGAAGCCCGGCTCCAGCGGCTCGATCACGAACCGGGAGCGGAACTCGTCGACGACCTCTTCGGTCAGGGACGGACGCTGAGCAATCAGCACGGGGTATTGCCTCCAGTGGTTTGGCGCCCGCTGTGCGACGCCGTAGACACCACGAAGGGTACGGGCGGTACAGACGATACGGCCTCCGTGGGCTGCGCTGCACTTCCTCGTGGTGCACGGCCCCCGCAACCGCAACTGCCGCACGGGATGAGCCTCAGTGCTCATCCCCGATGGCGTGACCTTGTACTCGGGTCCTTCGGGGTGGGCTCCTGATCGAGGTGCACCGGGGATGGTGAGGCTGGAGTCCGCCGGTGGTGAGCGGAACATAGACCATGATCGCCGGTTGGCCAAACCGGCGATGGTGACGACCATTGAAGTTGTCCCATTCGGCTGAGCTCGGCGGGGGACCCGTACCAGACAAGGTGACCGCGGCGCCCTTCGCTGAAATGCAGCGGCGCCTGTGCCTGCGTGGAAGGGTTCCACGCCCTCGAGGAGAGTGAGCAGTCCTGTCTAATCGGGAGGCGAAGGTCGAGTACGCGCGCATCACGAACCGTCGCTACGAAGGGACGTTCATCGAGCCCAACGAGATCACGGTGATCGAATGCTGGATCAGTGGCTCGACAGGAAGGCGGAGGATCTGGAAGAGAGCACCGTTTACAGCTACAAGATGACCCTGGCTCGTGTCCGGGGGAAGCTCGGGCACATTCGGCTCCAGGAACTGACCGAGGACCACGCCGAGGCGTGGATGAGGTGGGCGCTTGGGGAGGGCCGCGTTCGTGGTGACAAGGCGGGTGCGGGCCTGGGGGTGACCTCGGTTGAGATGTCCCTGGCGCGGCTGAAGGAGGCACTGAACCGGGCAGTGGCCCGGCGCCGGATTGCCGCGAACGTTGCCCAGGAAGTCACGATCCCTCGGAAGGCGCGCAAGGCGGAACGCAGTGCCAAGGCAGTCGTGCAGCCCT
Coding sequences:
- a CDS encoding cold-shock protein gives rise to the protein MAAGTVKWFNAEKGFGFIEQDGGGADVFAHYSNIAAQGFRELLEGQKVNFDIAQGQKGPTAENIVPA
- a CDS encoding DEAD/DEAH box helicase, which encodes MNRTYTNDRSARARARDGRADAGRGGSGYGSRAPRRTGGPVRSGGYGRRPAAVQGEFALPRTITPALPAVDGFADLGMPEQLLAELGRQGVTAPFPIQGATLPNSLAGRDVLGRGRTGSGKTLAFGLALLARTAGQRAEPRQPLGLILVPTRELAQQVTDALTPYARSVGLRLATVVGGMSIGRQAGALRGGAEVVVATPGRLKDLIDRGECRLNHVGITVLDEADQMADMGFMPQVTALLDQVRPKGQRMLFSATLDRNVDLLVRRYLTDPVVHSVDPSAGAVTTMEHHVLHVHGADKHAATTEIAARDGRVIMFLDTKHAVDRLTQDLLNSGVRAAALHGGKSQPQRTRTLAQFKTGHVTVLVATNVAARGIHVDNLDLVVNVDPPTDHKDYLHRGGRTARAGESGSVVTLVTPNQRRGMVRLMSDAGIRPQTTQIRSGDEALSRITGAQAPSGIPVVITAPVVERPKRSATSRGRRRPASATRRTPGRQSGFGAVA
- a CDS encoding CBS domain-containing protein, with the protein product MTLIQTQSQSADADPAHRTAVEAMDAAGPQVCDDMSVEVALAVMAAARTVRLVVCDQDGQCTGLVTHAELAAVRDSSDYTDRVRLRDILGDHGSFASPVTTMAEAEHAMRTRRLGVLPVVDEQGSALGVLALSR
- a CDS encoding SCO5918 family protein; translated protein: MRCVIARFPFELTKAGVLESMKGIKPEPVTGQSVIIGRRHYPVKQVGQVITRQDRRDFSAAEVLRAMAQLGFTCRAVPKAAPLGILSTMQHASAMLGTPVMA
- a CDS encoding MerR family transcriptional regulator, encoding MTADDMFGRLDDDDYPAYTMGRAAEMLGTTQSFLRAIGEARLITPLRSAGGHRRYSRYQLRIAARARELVDQGTPIEAACRIIILEDQLEEARRINAEYRRATESANQTAAA
- a CDS encoding cold-shock protein, with protein sequence MATGTVKWFNAEKGFGFIAQDGGGPDVFAHYSAINSTGFRELQEGQAVTFDVTQGQKGPQAENITPA
- a CDS encoding hemolysin III family protein, translating into MAEWAADLAEPIKPKLRGWLHAGMVPAALIAGVVLVCLARTPQAVLACAVYSVTALLLFATSAVYHRGTWGPLGEALLRRLDHANIFLIIAGTCTPLAVLLLRPEQRSMLLWIVWTGALAGIVFRVLWVGAPRWLYTPCYLALGWAPVRYLPDFLHTGGAAVVVLIVVGGLLYSAGAVVYALQRPDPSPRWFGYHEVFHALTVAAFTAHYIAISLATY
- a CDS encoding DNA-directed RNA polymerase subunit alpha, producing MLIAQRPSLTEEVVDEFRSRFVIEPLEPGFGYTLGNSLRRTLLSSIPGAAVTSIRIDGVLHEFTTVPGVKEDVTDLILNIKQLVVSSEHDEPVVMYLRKQGPGLVTAADIASPAGVEVHNPDLVLATLNGKGKLEMELTVERGRGYVSAVQNKQLGQEIGRIPVDSIYSPVLKVTYKVEATRVEQRTDFDKLIVDVETKQAMRPRDALASAGRTLVELFGLARELNIDAEGIDMGPSPTDAALAADLALPIEELELTVRSYNCLKREGVHMVGELLARSEADLLDIRNFGAKSIDEVKAKLAGMGLGLKDSPPGFDPTAAADAFGADDAPDAGFVETEQY